TACTGTAAAATTCACGTATATTTTTCTATATGTTATTACAAACACAGAATAATGGTctgcaggttttcctttctgtgtagCAGCTCTCTGGGTAACAGATCAGATTTAGAACTTGAGATGTGAAAGGAACAGATTCACAAGATGAAAGAGCCTGTGCTAAACTGGTTAGGAAAGAGTAAAATCTGAATTCCcaactctttttcttttcacagctgTTAAGAGTTCAGTGGGTTGAACTGCAATCCTTCAAGTTCATCTGTTGACTCCAACACAAAACTATTATAAACTGTGCCTCTAAAACACGTGATGAAACATTTCTTGAGAGCTATTTATTCCAACTGCAGCAGAGGAAAGTTTTCAGAACACCCGGCATTTGGTAGAGGAAAGGTCTCTTGAGCTTTGCAAAAGAAGGAATTATTTGCATACCGACGTAAGTTGCTTTTTGATtaagtttttttcctgtatcatTGAACAAAATAATACTTCTAACTTTCCTCCACCATGGAGATATGATTAAGTAGCACAAAACTGTGCTTAAGTGCCTAACAGAGTATTTCTATATAGTATTCTTTCTTTAATTATCTGGATTGGGTGTTTTATAATGCAGCTCAGAACTGAAAAGAATTTATTGTTatggattttctttcctttaatattttctgtatcttAGTAAGAGTTCATTCACTTTAAATAGTATTGCAGAGATGTTACAGACTGTGAACTTCAATCAGGTGTGGGGTTTGCAGGCTTACAAATGACAAGTAGTAAGGAAGAGTTTGGGGTGATcttttttcagatgtttctttTACATCTTTGCTCTACAGTCTGATCTTACATTTCCATTCACATTCTCATCCAGACTTTAGCTGTGGTAAAACACTTTCCATGCTGAAGATGGACCATGCAAATGTGACCCAAGCCATGCTTGATGCTGAATCCCGCAGCACAGAGAAGAACAACAGCAACGAGTATTTTTACATTCTGATAGTCATGTCTTTCTATGGGATCTTCCTGATAGGGATAATGCTTGGCTACATGAAAtccaaaagaaaagagaagtcaTCCAATTTGCTTCTGCTCTACAAAGACGAGGAGAGAGAATGGGGTGAAGCTGTAAAGCCTCTACCAACTGTAGCAGGGCTGAAATCTGCCCAGATCCCCATGATGCTGAACATGCTGCAGGAGAGCATGGTGccatccctgtcctgtgccATCTGCTCCATGGAAGGCAGCAGTGTGAGCTCCGAGTCCTCCTCCCCAGATGTGCATTTCACCATCCAGGAAGAAGTGCTGGATACTGAACTAGGGGAAGTGTCAGAAACACTTCTCAACGAGAGCAGCGAGGGGTCTGTGGAAAACATCCATAAGAACTCCTAGCACTTGCAGGGCTCCCCTTGATCAGCTACCAAAGCGTGAGTGGAGCTCCCACTAAGAACGTGTGGTTCtacttttctgctcttcaatAAACTCTGAACAGGTGTCTGTGCCCCTGGGTCCGAGGCATTCCTCAGGGCTGGCAGGACAAGGAAGCAGTGGTATCCAACCCCAAAGTGTAACTTGCACATAATTGGGttgcttaattttaatttttccattattattttttactatGAAAGCTAAGAACAAGGAGAATatacatgtttttttccaatgaGGTAATTATTACTGGTATGTCTCTGCATATTTCAGATTTCCGTAAATATCTGGGAAATGATTAGGGAAGTTACCCTAATGCAAGTGCCTGGTTCTTAAAGAATGATGGGTAATGCTAATTCATACAAAACTGTGATAGACTAGAAGtacttttcctgtgtttttcttaTGACAAACCGCAGCCAACAGCAGATTTGCTCAATGAGACCTCAAAAGCTGAAAACTTGTTGATATTTTACTTGAAGGGACCTACGTCATGCCTGGAGACTGACTTTAGACACAGAAAGAGTGAttgacaaaggagaaaaaaaaaggcacgaAAATTCTGACATTTGTAAAGCCCAGTTTCAGATCCGTGCCATTTATGTCTGTCTTTGCTTAAGTTATATGTGCACTGGCTGGGTCAGATTCACCACCTTCTGCTGCAATTCAGCCTGTGACTGAGTTACTAGTAGAAaaagtgggtttgttttttgctttggtattttttaaaagatatgtgCTTTTGGTCACCAAAGGCAAAGATCTGTACGTTAAAGAAGATATTAAATGATCTTTGTTACAGGTTGTAAGACATAGAAAGGCTTGAACAAATGCTGCTCTGTTACGCCCCCTTGAAAAATAGGTGGAATTCCAAATACAATTTAATGTAGCAAAGGTGAGTTCCTG
This is a stretch of genomic DNA from Pithys albifrons albifrons isolate INPA30051 chromosome 11, PitAlb_v1, whole genome shotgun sequence. It encodes these proteins:
- the KCNE4 gene encoding potassium voltage-gated channel subfamily E member 4, whose protein sequence is MLKMDHANVTQAMLDAESRSTEKNNSNEYFYILIVMSFYGIFLIGIMLGYMKSKRKEKSSNLLLLYKDEEREWGEAVKPLPTVAGLKSAQIPMMLNMLQESMVPSLSCAICSMEGSSVSSESSSPDVHFTIQEEVLDTELGEVSETLLNESSEGSVENIHKNS